In Mobula birostris isolate sMobBir1 chromosome 2, sMobBir1.hap1, whole genome shotgun sequence, the genomic stretch cgatgtgctgagctgtgtccacaactctgcagccGCGTCACAGGAACAGAACATTAGATACACAACACACACGAGAAAAAAAACACTAACTATATAAAAGCCGTACcagaaagaacacaatttaaaCAGAAATGAGGGGAAAGCTGGCCTATTCTAGGcatcctgtgtaaaaaaaaaattgcctacacatctcctttaaattctCTGCAACACCCCTCCCCCTAAGTACATGTCCTCTAGGACTTGACATTTCAACCGCGGGAGGGTGGGGGGTAGATTCTGTCTACGCGGTTCGTACTATTTCTGTCGTGATTTTGTAAACTTTTATCGGGCCTCGCCTCAGCTTTCAGAAGACAAAATAAAAAGTGTCTGTTCGGTGTGTTGTAACCGTGCCTCTTTCCCTCCTCTTGTCCCCAGGGTACATCCACAGTTACATCAGCCCATCTGTGTACGAGAACGGAGCAGAGAGGCAGAGTGGTCTCGGGACCCCCGACCCTGTCTATACCAAAGTCAACGAGGTGTATGGAGACCCCGAGGGGCTGGAGCCCGACAGCCCGCAGTCGGGGCTCACCACCGGCTACTTCAGCGGGGAGGCGGCGGCGGTCAGCGAGGGCTATAGCATGGACGCCTTCTTTATCACGGACGGCCGGTCGCGGAAGCGTCCCGAGAGCGCGCCGCGGGAGCGCGCCCAGCGCCACACGTGCAGCGAGTGCGGCAAGACGTACGCCACCTCGTCCAACCTGAGCCGCCACAAGCAGACCCACCGCAGCCTGGACAGCAAGCTGGCCCGCAAGTGCCCCACCTGCTCCAAGGTCTACGTCTCCATGCCTGCTCTGGCAATGCACGTCCTCACCCACGACCTCAAGCACAAGTGCGAGACGTGCGGCAAAGCCTTCAGCCGCCCCTGGCTGCTGCAGGGGCACGTCCGCTCCCACACGGGCGAGAAGCCCTTCGGCTGCGCCCACTGCGGCAAGGCGTTCGCCGACCGCTCCAATCTGCGGGCGCACATGCAGACCCACTCCGCCTTCAAGCATTTCCGCTGCAAGCGCTGCAACAAAACATTCGCCCTCAAGTCCTACCTGAACAAGCACTACGAGTCTGCCTGCTTCAAGGGATCGCAGGAGGGAGATTCCTGAGCCCGCGTGTCCGTGTCAAAAGACGGGGTGGGCGGGCGGGTCAGAATGCAAAAAAATCCCACAGAGAAACGaaagaaaacaaatttaaaaCACCTTTCTCCACCTCAAAGCAATACTTCTTGAGATTACTATAGGGACAAATTTTAAAAACGATGCTGGATCTTTGATTATGATTAACAAAAACCTCGGACAGTTCAGCTTGCAAAGCTGAGGCATGAAGCGAATGCAAGCCAGTCTTCCGCCTTTCGTTGAACAAGGACGGGAAGCGATTAGAAAGCACTAGAACAGTTGTGACTGTGAAGCACATACATGTGCATAAAGACGTGGACACTTGCACATGTACAAACTGGCATGTGCGCACACATAcatacacgaacacacacacacacacacacatctgcaCTCAGTGGCACGCATGCACGCACCTGTGAACTTGCCCTCCCAGTACATGCCAACTACACGTGTCGcctgcatgcacacacacacacacacacacacacacacacacaaacacatgcacacacgcaaAGATGACCTCTTGTATTTTCGATGCTGCTTTTTGCTAATGAAGGGGGAAAATATTTATTGCATCTTCCAAGCTGAATGAATTGTACTCTACTTTTTAGGGGGAAAAATGTTGACTTTACGGGGTGCTTATATTTTCTGTTGACCTGAAGACAACACGGCGTTTCCGAGAGTGTTGCCTGGAGCGCGAGTGGAGGCAGATCTCTCTTTCCCACAGCAGTAGAACTGTGCTGTCCTACCACATTAATCTACAGTAGATTCCAGGAGGCTGGCTGCTGACTGAAGCCTTCTGAGGAGATGTGACGCCGGCCACTGTTGGAATTCTTGTGCTAACTGACAACCGAGGTAGCTGATTAGTCAGCAACTTGGTACAAAGGTGGGTAAGGAATATAATTCAAGAGGCATTCCTGCAAGATATATTCATCTGACCACAGAGAATACAGAATTTAAACAGATTCACCGTCACTACCTTTACCTTACTTGTGTTTGACACAAGCCTTTCCCACTGCTTCATCACAACCTAACACCTTAATTTCTCTCACCTCTTTATCTATAAAACCATAAAGCataagggcagaattaggccatttgtcccattgtgtctgctccaccattctctcttttcctctgGTTTGAAATTCATCAGGGTCCATATTTTAActtcagacacaaaatgctggaggaactcagcaggccaggcaacatctatggagaaatctttatcaggactgatgaagggtcttggcctgaaataacaactggtttatttctctccatagatgctgctgggttcctccagcactttgtgttttttgctctggatttccagcatctgcagaatcacagatttaattccttagatgctgcctggaactgcagaatctcttgtattttccCGTGAGCTCCCCCTTGACCTTCAACCTTCGTCTTCAAACAGTACAAAGTCCATACAGGCATGGTGGCTTCGTTGGTAGACAAGGCCTGAGCCCCAATACAGAGACATGGGTTTGAATCCTGCTACAACAACGAGAGAATTTAAAATTAAATCAATCTgggataaaaaaaaagaaagcatcCCAATCATGAAATTGTGAAAATCCATCTTCAGTAATCTTTATGCAGTCTAGCCTCAGTGTGATTTAATCAAAGTGGATGATTCTGAAGTCTCCTCAGTCCATAAATGAGAAGAGATGCACAATAAATTGAAATATTGCCATTGAAAGCCACAATGCATGAAAAAAATGGTCCCTTCATTTCGATTTCCCCCATAACATCTCTACTCTTACCTTCTTATCAAGTAATCGTTCCACCTTCTCTTTTGTCACAAGTTATAACCCTCTAAAcaaggagttcccaaccttttttaggcCATGGACCTGGACCATTAACTGAGGCATCCATGGACCCTCAGTTGGGGAACCctgctctaaatctttcctatccatgtacctgaccAATTTCCTTTCGAATGTTGTTAATgtccctgcctcaaccacttcctctagcagttcATTCCATCTTCTTAAGTCCATCACCtttactggggcataggccaccaaCAGCAACTCACCAGGGTCCTTTGTCCTGGGACAGTCTtacaagttgtccccaggtgcagCCCATCTTCAAAGATACTTCCTCTGCCAGGGTTGAGGTCTGtcggtgtttctgtagctctgggtttttacagatGGGGTTTGTAGTCCCATGTCGAACCTCCTGTTCGGAACCGGGCTTGGGGTGGAGTTAGTTCAGTTCATATATGGACTGAAAAAGTTGCCCCTAGGATTCCCATTACATAagttccttctcaccttaaaactctgtCTTGTAGTTTGATCCCCCAACCTTGGGAGTAATACTGTGTGCATTGACTATGCCTATGCCTCTCATGAACTGCATGATGCATTTTAGGGAAATGCTTATTCAACATAGTTTCACTTCTTTAAACAACGGCTATTCTATATCGATTTGGCTGAAATACCTACTACTGTCAGGATGAATGTATCTTGTTGCAGGTATGCTCTGTGTTTTAAGTCCCTACAGCATATTtttgcctcagtgctgaacttGCAATGCGTGCATGGAATAACAGTTTGCTTGGCCAGTTATAGTGATTCAGGGGCTGTCATTCTCCATGGTAAATAGGAAACTGGAAATTATCCCAGTAAATACTGACCATCACCTTGGCAATAACCTCACCAGGAAGCTTTTAAGATGTCCAGTGGTACCatctacacacagtggccactttattagatacctcctgtagctaataaaatggccactgagtgtatgtccaagGTCGTCTTCTGCTGtaatccatccacttcaagtttcgatgtatgttgtatgttcagagatgctctttggcACGCCACTGTtgaaacgtgtggttatttgagttactgtcaccttcttgtcagcttgaacctgtccggccattctcctctgacctctctcattaacaaggagttttcacttccagaactgccactcactggaattatttttgtttttattcgcaccattctctgtaaactcttgctgtgcatgaaaatcccaggagatcagcagtttccgagatactcaaacaactctgtctggcaccagcaatcattccacagtaaaAAGTCACTTAGGTCccacctcttccccccccccattctaacgtttggtctgaacaacaactgaacctcatgaccatgtctgcatgcttttatgctttgagttgctgccacatgattggctaattagatatttgcattaatgagcaggtgtacctaataaagtggccactgagcgtaaaTGCAAGTTCTGTCTTCACCATCCAACTCAATCACTATGACTGTACATATGCATCGACAAGAATTGTCACGGTTATTGTTGCCGGTGAAGAGGGTCCGTTTGTGTGGAACAGAGCAGAAAAAAATCTTTAATTTCCCCCCACATTAATATCACAAAGAAGCAATTAACTGAAGTATTTTAGAATGTGCCAACTAATTACTCTTTCTGTGGCGCAGTGTCCCTTTAAATCTATTGAGCTAATCACTATTGAGCCATGGATCAGTAACCCTTGAGTTGCCAAAGCGCTTGCCACtttgaagaagaaaaaaagatgtaTTTCTTTTTATTTAAGTTTATGCaactatttatgtatttatgtatttaacTACTTATTTATGTCGTTTATTTATGAGGTGAACATTTCACCTAAAGGGCCAGGAGTTTGTGTCCAGCTCCTGACGGCTGTgaacaattttattttttaagTGCATTTTTCTTTTTCCTTGTTGAAATGCATGGGTCATATGAGAAAAGGCAATTTGGGGAATTTGAATGAATGTTGATATTGTAAATAAGGCACTGTGCTGTATTCCAGCAATAATTCAACGATGCATgacttccttttctctctctagtttattGTATTGTTAAAAAAAGAATCCAGGTATTGACTGCAGTATCAATTAGCAATGGAAATCAGGGATCTTGCAGGGGTTGGAACATGCTTCTGCCGATGAAATGTTAACCAGGCTTCCTTTGGTCGCAGGATCTGTGTGGGGCTGCTGCTTGCTCTTTCTTTTGGGTGCTTGAAGGTCAGCAGGGTCTCGAtggtctgaagggcctatttcctttccggtgactctgtgactcaaagTAGTCACTGACTCTGGTTTTCAAGAGTTAGACTCAAGAAACTGGGGAAATCGTTCTGTTTTTAATCCCTTCCTGCATCAGACCTCTTATGGTTTTCCCTTCCCCTgtgaccttaagaccataaaagttcaaagttctaggtaaaatttattatcagagaacatacatgtcaccacatgcaagCCTGAGATTCTTttgacataggagctgaattaggccatttggcacatcaagtctgcACTGGCATTCTATCAAGGCTGatgttattttatttagaggtacaaagcagaataggcccttccagccaatcTAGCTGCAACCCTGGACAATCCTGacttaaccctatcctaatcacgggacaatttacaatggccaaataACCATCCCggtactttggactgtgggaggaaactagagcatccggagaaagcccacacattccacagggaggatgtacaaagactccttacagaggacgccaggattgaactccagattccaacgccctgagctgtaatagcattacgctgaCCGCTACACCACCGTGGTGCTCCAGCTaattaatttcctttttttctacTCTCACAAGAAAGTTCTGCGGCCTGAAACTTTTAACTTTTTCTcaccccatggatgctgccttatctgatgaagggtctcagcccaaaacatcggctgtttattcatttccgtagactctgcctgacctgctgagttcctccagcattttgtgtgtgttgctctggatttccagcatctgcagaatctcttgtgtttctgatctGCTAAGTGTTTCCCAGTGCTTCCTcagcaaatctgctgatgactTCTAACATCATAGTgactattatccctctcaaccccattctcctgccttctccccgtaacctttgacatccttgctaatcaagaacctatgaacgtctgctttaaatacacccaatgacttggcctccatggccatctgtggcaatgaattccacaggttcaccatcatctggcaaaagaaattacttctcatctctgtccttgtattctgaggccatgtcctctggtcctggactcccccaccataggaaacatcctcgacATGACcgctctatcttggcctttcaatatgcgATCAGATTCAATGAGGCCCCTTCTcctcctcattcttttaaactctagtAAGGAGGCCTTGAAGTTcttaacatagaacagagaaaagtcatgtgcaggaacaggctcttcagcacaTTCTATTGAACAAGGCGAGACTAAAGTGAGCtcttatccctccattcccaggatattcatgtgcctatccagaagTCCCTTGATgacccctattgtatctgccaaaactttccccccctctcaccttaaatgtatgacctctagttctcagcATTTCTGGGAAGGAGATTCAGACAGTCTCcatcatctatgcctctcaaataATCTTTAACATTTAcggtacaggtgacccgggttcaattccagccactgcctataaggagtttgcatgttctctctgtgactgtgcggatttcctccaagtgctccggtttcctcccacagtgcaaagacgtaccggataggttaattagtcattgtaaattgtcccttgattaggctatggttaaaaatagaaacatagaaaacctacaacacaatacaggccatttggcccacaatgctgtgctgaaaattcccttacctgagaaattacctagggttacccatagccctctatttttctaagctccatataccttttcaggagtctcttaaaagaccctatcatatccgcctccaccactgttgccggcagcccattccacacagtcaccactctctgcataaaaaacttacccctgacatctcctctgtaccttcttccaagcaccttaaacctgtgccctcacatgctagccatttcaaccctgggaaaaagcctctgcctatccatacgatcaatgcctgtcattatcttatacacctctatcaggtcacgtctcacctctccaaggagtaaaggccaaattcactcaacctattctcacaaggcatgcttcccaatccaggcaatatccttgtaaatctcctctgcaccctttctatggtttccacatccttcttataaggaggcgatcagaactgagcacagtactccaagtggtcctatatagctgcaacattatctctcagctcctaaacttagactcatgattgatgaaggccaatgcaccatatgctttcttaaccacagagtcaacctgcgcagcagctttgagtgtcctatggactcggaccccgagatccctctgatcctccacactgccaagagtcttactattaatactatgttctgtcatcatatttgacttaccaaaatgaaccacttcacacttaactgggttgaactccatctgccacttctcagcccagttttgcatcctatcaatgtcccgctgtaacctctgacaaccctccacactatgcacaacacctccaacctttgtgtgatcagcaaatttattaacccatccctccacttcctcatccaggtcatttataaaaatcacgaagagtaggggtcccagaacagatccctgaggcacaccactggtgaccgacctccatgcagaatatgacccgtctacaaccacactttgccttctgtgggcaagccagttctggatccacaaagcaaggtccccttggatccaacccctccttactttcttaataagccttgcatggggtacttatcaagtgtcttgctaaaatccatacacactacatctattgTTCtatcttcatcaacgtgtttagtcacatcctcaaaaaattcaatcaggcttgtaaggcacgacttgcctttcacaaagccatgctgattattccta encodes the following:
- the LOC140210673 gene encoding transcriptional repressor scratch 1-like encodes the protein MPRSFLVKKVKLDDFHSSSAVSATEHHLDNAYAITKSITDSVGSLGLRVTENGYIHSYISPSVYENGAERQSGLGTPDPVYTKVNEVYGDPEGLEPDSPQSGLTTGYFSGEAAAVSEGYSMDAFFITDGRSRKRPESAPRERAQRHTCSECGKTYATSSNLSRHKQTHRSLDSKLARKCPTCSKVYVSMPALAMHVLTHDLKHKCETCGKAFSRPWLLQGHVRSHTGEKPFGCAHCGKAFADRSNLRAHMQTHSAFKHFRCKRCNKTFALKSYLNKHYESACFKGSQEGDS